The sequence CCAGAGTATTATTTGCTCCAACTTTGATCAAAGTATAGTGTTTGGAAGTAGAATTAGCATGATTGCAGTATATCAAAGACAGTCGTTCATGTCCAGAGAACCGATATCTTGGCCAGGATTGGATTCATTGAATCAAGTTGCAAGACTATTCCTTCAACCAAATCATGATGTGATATCAAATCAGAAAGCAGCAGGAGATTCTTGTATTCACTTGGTTTTATCTGTATTATATTGAGGACTGCTTTGAATACCATCAGTCTTGTTTGTGGAAGTGTCACACCAAGCAGAAAAAATCAGAGAGTTCCTTCCTACCCTTGGTTTGGTGGACAGACCTTGAAACTGAAGTCTTCACGACACCTTTTATGTCCTCCATGGTCTCTCTTGCCATTGGCAAAGTCAAGGGTCAGCCTCGGCATTTTCCTCACGCCAGGGCAGAAATGGCCCTTAAATTTGGTGGAGCAGTtggtatgacatgaataattggcTTCTGCTCCCTCCCTTGGCCTCTTTGAGCTCTTCTTCCTTGGCGACATCCTTGTTAGCTGCTCCGACATGGGAATCCATGGGACCGTTCACCTTTACTGATCGAGTTGCACTTCACCTGTCAAGAGGCTTCACCATCTCTGCAGGATGTCGAAGGCCTCATTGTGGAGTCTTCTTCTGCCGGGATGCTATGGAAGCGGTCACAAACAGCGGTCGAAGAAGCAGATACCAATCCAGCGGCTGTCCTTCTCCGACGTCAGTTCCTCCACTGGCGTGTTATCCCCGGAGGACCTGTCCATATCTCTGGTGGGATCGAATCTCTATGTCTTCACCTTGGCTGAGCTGAAGGAGGCGACGCAGAGCTTCTCCGTCGGCAACTTCCTCGGAGAAGGTGGCTTCGGGCCCGTCTACAGAGGCTTCGTTGACGAGAAGGTGAAGCCCGGGCTGAAGTCACAGCCGGTTGCGGTGAAGCTCCTGGACTTGGATGGCGGGCAGGGCCACAAGGAATGGCTGGTGAGCGTTGCTGTTAGCATGGCTTCTTCCCCTTCCCTCATGTGCTCCTGCACGAACTTATGTTGCTTGCTTCCTGTGGCTCATCGACAGGCCGAAGTGCTTGTTCTCGGACGACTGCGGCATCCCCACCTCGTGAAGTTGATCGGGTACTGCTGCGAGGAGGAACACCGGCTGCTGGTGTACGAGTTCATGCCTCGGGGCAGCTTGGAGAACCATCTCTTCAAAAGTATGTCCATTTTCTCTTGAATAAAGTTTCCATTTCATCGTCACCGTAAGTTGCCATCAACTTTTCAACAAGTTGTTTATGAGCATTTCTTTCTTGCACTTCATCATTGCTACATGCCAGATTATATCATAGTGGAGGAAATCCTGTACCGTCTTGTTCCTATTGGTTGCTTGATCCTTTTAAGGCATCTTGCTTTTTTTGGTCTTCACTTTCGAAGATCATAAAGCAACCAGGGATTCATCAAGGAAAATTACTTCCATGACTCTTACAGACTGTTGTCTTGCTCCACGGTTTCTTGGCAGCTGGAAAAGCATAAGACTTTTAACATGTTGCTTAATGACTTAGTCTTCATTTGTAttaatgaatctaaacttgtgcttCCAAAAGACTTTTAACATGTTGCTTAATGACTTAGTCTTCATTTGTATTAATGAATCTAAACAGGTTAATTTGATGTCATACAGAAAAAGTATTAGCAGGGGTCTTTACTGAACGAGTCAACTCTCTAATTCCCATTTTGTGGAGAAGTGGGACATGGAGAATGCTTTTCCAATACATACAGACATACTGTTATGGGGTTTAAGAGTGGCCTTGACCACTCTGTGCATGCCATGGCATCTCTTGTCATTAATTAGGAAGCAGTCTAAATGCATTATCTTGTTATAAATCTCTCATATCTTCATAGAGGAAGATACTTAAGCATTAATGAATTAAGCTTGCTGAATCATCTTAGTTGCTTGATATGTGCAGGATATTATACCCCTTTGCCCTGGTTAGTGCGATTAAGGATCGCCGTGGGAGCTGCCAAGGGCTTAGGTTTTCTCCACGACTCTGATAAGCCGGTGATCTACCGGGATTTTAAAGCTTCAAACATCTTATTAGACTCGGTGAGTCTTCTTTAATCTCTTCTTTCTTATCGAAAGATGGTTGAAACATGAATATGGCACAACAGGGAGAGCCATGATGACATCTTCATGGTAGAAAAGAAGGATCATCCTAGCAATCTTTTTCCTGGCAATGAGCTCATCTCGGAGCTACCTTTAGATAGGAGGAAGAAGTATCTTGGACCAGACTTCATTGTGATGCAGTGACAAACTTGTGCTTCCAAAACACTATTCATGGAGCATCAATTGGCATCACAATGGATCTGTTGTCCCAGTAAACTAGCATTTCTTTCTCCACTGTCCACTGAAATGACCTCTCTGCCTGGCCATGGCAAAGACTTTACACTCTTTCTCTGTCATGCTTAATTGGGCAACTCTGTCCCTCAAGTTTCAGGACTACAAGGCAAGGCTCTCAGACTTTGGCCTCGCCAAGGACGGTCCGGAAGGAGACGACACACACGTCTCCACCCGAGTCATGGGCACTCATGGCTACGCTGCACCGGAGTACATCATGACTGGTGAGTCTCTGATACAGCTCCCATCTCTCTTCTTTGTTCGGAACTGGTTCTTCATCTCCTCTGCCATCGCCAGGCCACCTCACGGCCAAGAGCGACGTCTACAGCTTCGGCGTCGTCCTGCTGGAGCTGTTGACGGGGAGGCGGTGCGTCGACAAGGCGCGGCCGAGCAGAGAGCAGAACCTCGTGGAGTGGGCGCGACCGTGTCTCAGTGATTCACGGAAGCTGTACCGCATCATGGACCCCGGCCTCGAGGGCCAGTACTCCACCCAGGGAGCTCAGAGGGCCGCGGCGGTGGTCTACCAGTGCTTGAGCCAGAGTCCCAAGTCCCGACCTCACATGTCGGCCATCGTCGAGGCCTTGGAGCCGCTCTTGGACATGAACGATGTGCTACTAGGCACCTTCGTTTACGTAGCACCAGTCGCAGAGAACGGTAGCGAAGAAGGAACTGAGACGGTGGGCATGAAGGAGAATGGCCTCCGCCGCCAAGGCCACATGCACAAGCTGAGGTCCCCAAAGCCCGGGAAGCTCTCTGATGTCCTTTGCAGGGAAGTAGGGAGTCGAGTGCGCAGGAACTCACCCATGCATCACAAGAAGAACGACTCATAAGCCTTCAGAAACAATGATCTTGCTGTCCAGCTCTCAAaaccactgctgctgctgctgctgctggtggtgaAGAGATGTAAATGACTGAATTTAGAAAATAAAAGCATgatggaaagaaaaaaattgaatCATGTAAACAAGAGagaactaaaaaaaaaagaagaggaaagatTCAAATGCTTACAGAGATTATTGCAGAAGGTCATGTCATGTTCATGAAAGGTGTGCCACTTTCAACA comes from Musa acuminata AAA Group cultivar baxijiao chromosome BXJ3-3, Cavendish_Baxijiao_AAA, whole genome shotgun sequence and encodes:
- the LOC135633687 gene encoding serine/threonine-protein kinase RIPK-like isoform X1 → MSKASLWSLLLPGCYGSGHKQRSKKQIPIQRLSFSDVSSSTGVLSPEDLSISLVGSNLYVFTLAELKEATQSFSVGNFLGEGGFGPVYRGFVDEKVKPGLKSQPVAVKLLDLDGGQGHKEWLAEVLVLGRLRHPHLVKLIGYCCEEEHRLLVYEFMPRGSLENHLFKRYYTPLPWLVRLRIAVGAAKGLGFLHDSDKPVIYRDFKASNILLDSFQDYKARLSDFGLAKDGPEGDDTHVSTRVMGTHGYAAPEYIMTGHLTAKSDVYSFGVVLLELLTGRRCVDKARPSREQNLVEWARPCLSDSRKLYRIMDPGLEGQYSTQGAQRAAAVVYQCLSQSPKSRPHMSAIVEALEPLLDMNDVLLGTFVYVAPVAENGSEEGTETVGMKENGLRRQGHMHKLRSPKPGKLSDVLCREVGSRVRRNSPMHHKKNDS
- the LOC135633687 gene encoding serine/threonine-protein kinase RIPK-like isoform X2, giving the protein MSKASLWSLLLPGCYGSGHKQRSKKQIPIQRLSFSDVSSSTGVLSPEDLSISLVGSNLYVFTLAELKEATQSFSVGNFLGEGGFGPVYRGFVDEKVKPGLKSQPVAVKLLDLDGGQGHKEWLAEVLVLGRLRHPHLVKLIGYCCEEEHRLLVYEFMPRGSLENHLFKRYYTPLPWLVRLRIAVGAAKGLGFLHDSDKPVIYRDFKASNILLDSDYKARLSDFGLAKDGPEGDDTHVSTRVMGTHGYAAPEYIMTGHLTAKSDVYSFGVVLLELLTGRRCVDKARPSREQNLVEWARPCLSDSRKLYRIMDPGLEGQYSTQGAQRAAAVVYQCLSQSPKSRPHMSAIVEALEPLLDMNDVLLGTFVYVAPVAENGSEEGTETVGMKENGLRRQGHMHKLRSPKPGKLSDVLCREVGSRVRRNSPMHHKKNDS